The Magnolia sinica isolate HGM2019 chromosome 9, MsV1, whole genome shotgun sequence sequence CCAATCGTATTTCCTTTCAGATTGCAGTATTGACGGAGCAGATGATGGTGCACCCTCGGCATCTTTGCATTTCTTTGATAGTGGAGGTCCACATAATCCTGAATTTTCTTGGAATGATTCATTTGTGAACGTAAAAAACTGTTTACTTTGTGGTATGCTTCCCACAAGGTGGTTTCGTGAAAGGTTCAATACCGAAAGGAATGTTAGCTTTGTCAGCTGCCAAGGAATCTCCCCTGAGATATTGTTTTGTGAGAGATCCAATGACTCAAGCGCCGCTAGATTctcaagtgatgttggaatttggCCCGTGAAACTGTTGTGCGACATATTGAGTAAATGTAGCGACTTGAGAATCCCTATAGATTTTGGAATATCCCCCTGAAAATAGTTGTTTGAGAGATCAACTGTTGTGAAGATGGATAGGATCTTGATGAGTTCCCTGTCTAGTCCTTTGATCATTACTGTCACCGTGTCTTGATAGTATACAGTTCTCTCTGTTCCAAATAGGGTTTTATGAAGGAAAGATTGAGATCTGTCCTCATCCATCATTGCCTTCCAATTCTCAAACATATTTGATGGCAAACCACCCATAAAACTATTAGAAGAGAGATCAATGATTTGCAACATTTGGAAGCTTTGATTTGTTTGTGGAAGTATAATGGGGCCATGAAATTTGTTGGATTTTAAGACAAGAACACGCAAAAGGGGCAAAGCTTCTATCCATGATGGAAAGGTgtcatttatttgattatttccaaGGTTTAATACCTCCAACATTTTGCAATTGGCCAAAGACCTTGGCACTTGGCCCTCTAATTGATTCCCATTGAGATCAAGCGTTTTTATGTTGCATCCCTCTTTAAATGTCTGAAGTAAGGTGCCATTGAAAGCATTTCCTTGAAGATTCAACACAAATAGGGCATGACCAATCTCACCCAAACATGGTGGAATCTGACCAATGAAGTGATTGTGAGATAAATCAATGACTGTTAGGGATGTTGCATTGCAAACTGATcgagggatttcaccaccaaggctattgtttgaaactgaaaagaaaaagatggaAGGTGGTAGGATAGGAAGTGAACCTTCAAGCATGTTGGAGCCAAGGTCAAGGTATTGCAAGGCACTCAACAAAAGATGGGGAGACGATTCTATTCCCTGGAGAACATTGTGAGAAAGATTTAAAGAGATTAAAGACCCATTGCCAACCTCCCATATCCATTTGGGTATTACACCACTAATTTTATTGTTGGAAAGGTCCAATTCCCTCAACCCCTCTTGATTTCTCAATAAATTTAGAAATGTGCTGATGTTGCAAGAACGTAACAACAAAAACTCAAACTGGGGGATGGAAACAAATGTGGAATTACCACTGACATATTGGACTGACAAGTTGTTATCTGAAAGATCCAGATGGTAAAGTTTTTTGAGGTTTTGAAATAAGCCTAGCTCCACAACACCACTGAAATCATTGGAAGAAACATGAAGTTCTTGAAGGTTGGTAAGTTGAAAGATAAATCTGGGTATCATCCCCTGCAATTTATTGTTACCCAAAAGGATGACCTCCAGCTGTGAAGAAGAGGCATTGTGGAACTCACCAAGTTGACCACTAAGTTGGTTACCTGAGAGATCCAACATTTGTAATGATGGGAGTGAAAgcaatgatgatggaatggtccCATTAAGCAAATTATTCCCCAAGTCGATCACTTTGAGATCCAGAAGCTCGTTTCCATATGAAGAAGGAATTAGGCCGCTCAATTTATTGGATAAAAGATACAGATATTGCAGTTTGGTAAGGTTCAAAAGTGAGGATGGTAATGATCCTGACAAGTTGCAATAGCTGAGGTCTAATTGAGTCAAGAATTTGAGATTACTGACTGAATCTGGTATCTTTCCTGAAAACCCTGCGCCTGAAAGGAATAATCTCTGTAGAGTATTGTTTTGAGGGAATTCTGGCAAATAGCTGGTCAGAAGTGGATTTCTCGAAATGTCAAAGATTTGTATGTTTGGCAGCTGGAAAACACTGTCAGGGAATTTTCCATGCAATCCACAATCTGAAAGGAGCAGGGACGTCAAGGAGGATAAGTTCCCTATGAAATTGGGTACTGCAGAGGAGAGATCGTTATAGCTGAGGTcaagttcagataagaaatggagctgtgaaagggaagaatagaTGGAGCTTGAAAGACCACATTCTTGTAAGATCAACTTGCGGAGACTCCctgggaagctgggcactgcAGAGTATAGATTGTTTCTGCTGAGGTCGATTTCAGATAAGAATTGGTGCTGTGAGAGATAAAAATAGATGGAGCCTGAAAGACCACAATCTCGTAAGCTCAACTTGCGGAGAGGAGGGAGTGGCAAATCTAAGGTCTGGCCCTGCAGTAAGATGTGTACCCAGTCCAGATAGAGTTCACTcagattggacaggttttggatgACTGCTCCAAtgcttgggttttcgagtttcagGTATTGAATTCCAAAACTATTCCAATATTCATTGCGAGAAAGATCGAGAGAAACCAAAGAGGTCAAGCGGGAGATTTCCAGTGGGATTTGGTCATAAAAATTTAACCCagagaggttgagatgggtcaaactggtgagctggtcaaacccagATGGGATTGGAGAGCCATCAAAATCATTGTAAGCAAGGTTGAGCTTCTGCAGGCTCCGAAGACGAAAGAGGTTTTCAAAATTAATCCGACCAGAGATACGGAAGCTACTGAGGTCGAGGCTGATCACGTGACCAGTGGCTTCATCACACGTGATGCCTTCCCAAAAGCAGCAATCGGTATTGTTTGAATTCCAAGAGGGGAGAGGAGGGAGGTCAAAGCCATTCTTTAAGTTGAGCAAAGCAGAGAAGTGGTGATGGTTGCATTGTTGGGtagtgagaaagagaagagatgaTAAAAAGAAGAGAATGAGAAACGATGGGTTTatagaagaaaagaggagagccATTGGTCAATAATAGATGGGTGTTGGAATTTAGGATGTGTAGGAATAGAAAGCGTGAGGTTTATTTATAGACAGAAAGTGAAGAGGTTACTACTGTTAAGACTCATACGTGTGAAATATGAGAGCCGCTCGTGGTgcccgtttgattttccaaattccgTGCAAATGGgtaatatatgtggggcccaccatgaagtatgtggcttatccacaccgtccattcattatgtCAGCTGAATTTAGTTCATTAGAAAACAACTGAggaagatccaagtctcaagtgaaccacaccacatggaaaagggaatttaacacttaccgttaaaaacttcatggggctactatttcctttggtgtgggccacttgagatttggatatcaatttttttttggattcattcactaaaatgatctcgtcaaatagatgaacggtgtggatataataaatacaacattgtgatgcccatgcaactttgatctcatttgacgaGCTCTGCGCGCGTCAGCGGGACGGTTTGAAACATTAGTATGGCCAGAAAATTTCATCTCAGGCAAACTTttgggtgttttcacttcatcacagtGGTAATAaccttgtaaacggtttggatggcatataaacatcaagatagaTTTGGATTGCATTGTTGGTACGGGTTAGTGGTTGATGTTCTATAAGCCTAccgtaatgtatattttttatacacAGGTGGACAATACCATATTAAACAATGGTAAATTTTGGACTCTCCAtgaaagacgctggataaaaggtggcatctacagtggtaaatttctctattttttataCACTTGGGTGGACAatacataggaaacaatggtgattgactgcCCACCATACTTTGTGGTCGGTTAAAACCTTTCCTGATTAGGTACGCCGGGGTCTCACCCAACGCAGTGTGgtcctgactgtggagcccacgttgatgcatgtattgtatatccaagttgtccatctatATTTCTGCTCCTTTTGAGggcattaacaaaaaaaaaaaaaaaaaaagcacgtccacatctcaagtggaccacagtgctgattgaattcccaccattaaaaatttcctaaggctCAATGTAATACCCAGcgtgagtttatttgccatcaaacctgttgatcaggacacaacggcatggatgaagggaaaaacaaatatcagcttcatcaaaaacttttgtagcgcaCAAAAATTTTGTAGCAGTTGAGATTCAACAACTACTGTTCCTCCAATATGGTTCACCAgaaattttttggctcatgctctaaaatgttatgaaaaaactgatggaagatgttgatatacaatatatacatcatggcagggctcgTACAGTTTCCCCCTAGTTAGCTTCTAAGTACAGGAACATCCAGCCACAGTCTGTCTAAGCAATCCACGTACTGGATTTAGATATTCAGACGGTCCTGATCCTTTTAAGCAACATAGATGgataaggtggatttctcaaaattttcatgttGGCCCAGCTTAtgaggagaaatttacgactgtggaccccaccttttatccagtggtttttatgaagcaatacaaaaTTAACATACGAACTTAGACCTACTCGTATGGatagcgaatttgaggacgaaactacccctcctctCCACCACTGCGTTGCTTTCAGTCCCGTTTCTTTCACCCCTTTCCACTGCGTTGCTTTCACGGCTGATTTCACTACCGTTTTCACCCCCTTTCTTCATTCCGTTCctataagggcctatttggccgggcgaatcccatgggattaggagggatgggatggattttaaggtaatgatggtggtgttagtggattggaaaaagattcatgggattgctatatcccgggacaagttcactagttctgtttggcacgcccggcatatcccgggattttaccttccaatccctccaaccaagggatgggatcaattttaaggtaatgatggtgatgtcagtggattgttataagatccatgggattgcttatatcccgggacaagttcaccgggtctgtttggctcatcATGCATATCCCAGGATAttgcgatcccatccctcctaataccgtgggatcggtctggccaaacaggccctaagaaagACAAAAAACCCATTTTCAGTATATCccgggacggcgtggatatactacattgaatgtatgtagtatatccacgtcgtccatctgtttttccttctaatttaaggggttgagccccaaactgaagcatatcaaaagatcaagtagatcataccacggtaaatagtggggataatgatttccagcGTTAAAACCATAGTAGGcctaacagtgatgtttgtttgttatcaaacctggtcataagatcatacagacatggattaatagaaaacacaattagaagcttcatccaaaacttctgtggcacctaagaaatgatcaacagtagaagttcaattcaaaattatcatgtggtgttgtccatttgaacattggatatgtttaaattatcatgtggtgttgttcatcatgaaattatctgttaagtttgccccgctgattttctagtttgtcccgttcaatttcatgtttaccccactgaatttctattttgcccagctcaatttcacgtttgccctgctgaaattcatgtttgccccgctcaatttcatgttcccccgctgaatttctagcttgccccgctcaatttcatgtttaccttgctgattttctagtttgccccacccaatttcatgtttgccccgctgaatttcatgattcccccgctgaatttcatgtttgccctactcaatttcatttttgctccgctcaatttcatgtttgccccgctcaatttcatgcttcccctgctcaatttaatgtttcccctgctcaatttcatgttttccccactcaatttttagtttgcctcactcaatttcatgtttgccccgctcaatttcatgtttgctccactaatttttttagtttgccccgctcaatttcatatttgccctgctgatttcctagtttgcctcactcaatttcatgtttgtcccgctccatcaggtcgatggttgaaaatctatttcattcacttcatggtcaatttcattcatttcatttacttcgcgatcaatttcatgtttcccccgctcaatttttagtttgccccgctcaatttcatgtttgccctgctcaatttctagtttgctccgctcaatttcatgtttgccccgctgattttttagtttgccccgctcaatttcatgtttaccccactcaatttctagtttgccccgctcaatttcatgtttgccccgttgattttctagtttacctcactcaatttcatgtttgccccgttgaatttcatgcttcccctgctcaatttcatgtttgccctactcaatttcatgtttgccctgctcaatttctagtttgctccgctcaatttcatgtttgcccgctgattttctagtttgccccgctcaatttcatgtttgtcctgctgattttctactttgccccactcaaattccatgtttgccccgctgaaattcaagctTCTCCTgcggaatttcatgtttgccccactcaaatttcagtttgccccgctcattttctagttgcAAAGGTAATAGTGTATGATAAATATGAAGTGATATGCATTCCTCTGGCCTTTAGTTTTAAAGCTTGGTGTTCAATCGAAAACCTGCATTTGTCTGTCAAATTATGGATGTTATTTTCATTACTGTTCGTAGAGTGACAAACATACTGGATTTAATATTATATCCCGTTTTTATGTTTATCGGTTTGTTAGACATGTAATTGGATGAAACTTTCTTTGTGACTCTGATAGTGTTTTTCCTATGCAGTCCCATATCTGAGTACTTGAATCCACTCCAGAGAACAGATCTACACTTTTAATGGGTCTTGAATATCTAATTCCACGTGTGACTCTGATGTTTACACTTCTGTTCGACGTATACGGTTTTatatttaacattactctttgttctttaGCAGACATCAATAATAATGAAATTAGAACCGAtgctacgagaatgggaaacggatgccgTTCGCTCAGTGCGTGACAGTTTCCATGTGAGATattatgaaaaatgaactatattttttctGTCAATGTCAAGGTATCCTTCCTCTTACATATTCATCTTTATATTTTGTAGCTCACTGAGACCcaagaagatgatgaggagggtaatgagaTTGATCGTGAGGAGAATGACGAGTCAGATGATAACGatgagaaaggcgtggagggagagggatcgaggggggggggggggggggggtattacAGAGAATATTGTTTTTATGGAGGAATTTTgaattgagagggaagagttgaagaaggagagagaggaattgaagaaggagagggatgaactgagaaaagagagggaagagttcAGAAGGAAAGAAGCAGTGTTTGATGAAAGAGAGACgttactgaaagagaaagaagcattAAAGAAGGAGAGAgcacaattgaagagggagaaggatttgTTTTTTGAGGACAATGAGAAGTTAGCGAAGGAGAgggaggagtttaataaggagaaggaaggtagtCATACACAGAGGGGGtgttttgtgatggaggaggagggtgaggagttgaggaagagtgggaaagtaaatgatattgaagaaaaaaacttGGACATGGGGATTTGGATGTGCAATCGTATAGTATTGCCAAAGGTAATGTATTggatgcatccacttctcatcccatTTATCAAAGGAGAACGAAAAGGCTACTGAAGCCATCATATTACAAGATTTCTCCgtacttgtccctgtctgcattGGATACAACCCCTAGGGCGGTTTCCGAACCCGAGCAAGTAATAACTTTTGCTACATCTCCAATACTCTTTCTTCTACAGACGGATCCATTCAGGATACTATCCGCGCAGGAGGTGAAAGAGGCAAAGGATTGGTATGAAGAAAACAAGGACATGACAATCAGGAAATGGTTCAGTACGATATAGTCTCaagatgcgtgggttgatagtcaggtaagcattactaatttattctctatatgTATTGACTAACatataattaattgttatattaatctatggCTAAATCATACTATCCATATGATTAGGCTATCGACATGTACATCGATTTCCTTGAGAAAAGGCATAAAGACCTTTCAATAGCATATCctcaggattgcaagttctgtgCATTTTAGTCTGAGTTCCTgatctaatcacgatagccttagGAGGGCagatccgagggatgggttgactgcAAAAGGGTCGATTGATCTTGTTTTGAACTTTATTAGTGATGCAAGAAAGTTTGGTTATCCAATGGGATACCACGTGTGGTCCCTTAGCTGGTAGATTGAAGAGCACGaggatttcatgcttgccccgctcaatttcatgcttgccccgctcaatccgtagtttgccctgctcaatttcatgttttccagCTGAAttcttagtttgccccactcaatttcatgtttgcctcgctcaatttcatgtttgccccgcttaattgcatacttgccccgctcaattccatgcttgccccgctcaattccatgtttgccccactcaatttcatgtttgcccctctcaatttcatacttgccctgctcaaattccatgtttgctccactcaatttcatgcttgccccgcttaattccatgtttgcctcgctcaatttcatgtttgccctgctcaatttcatgtttgtcccacttaaTTCatagcttgccccactcaatttgcgcccactcaatttcatgcttgtcccgctcaattcctaacttgcctcgctcaatttcatatttgccccgcttaatttacAGTtcgccctgctcattttcatgtttgccctctcaatttcatttttgcctcgctcaattcatgtttatcaagctcaagatcgtaggttgggttgggttgagggcaaCCTGAGCCCAACATGACCTCTAGAGGACCTAACTTCCCAGCCTGACCTGAATTCCAACCCCAAgtgcccaacccaaacccaaacccaaatccAACTTGAAGTTCACTAAAATCGGAACTAATCCAACCTGATTATTCTTGCCCCGCTCAACTTTcagtttgcccagctgaatttcatgtttgcccctcccAATTTCattcttgccccgctcattttcatgtttgccccgctcaatttcatgtttgcccctcccAATTTCATTCTCGCcgtgctcaatttcatgtttgcctcactgaatttctagtttccctctcTCAAATTCcagattgcctcgctcaatttctacattgcctcactgaatttttaggtttcgtcgctcaatttctaggttgcctcattcaatttatagtttgccttgctgaatttctaggctccctcgctcaatttgtagcttccctcaataaatttctagcttccctcgctcaattcctaggttgactTGCTTAATTCCTACGttctcttgctcaatttttagcttgccttgctgaatttctaacttccctcgctcaattcctaagttaccttactcaattcataggttccctcgctcaatttttagattccctcgctcaattcgcaggttgcctcgctcaattcctaggttccctcgctcaatttcctgtttgccgcactaaatttcgtgtttgcccctctcaatttccagttttcccctgctcaatttcatgtttgccccgatcaatttcatgacAGGGAGTGGGTGAGTTCAAAGGGTTCTGTGATTTATGACAAGGATGGTCTTTTTGGTTCGTGGTTTTATGTTCTTGATAAAGATTACAAAAGTGACTTGCTATAAAATTTCTACCCTTTTGGTGTTTCAATGGTTCCCTCGACCAATAACTATGTTAACCTGTAGAACGACTGGGAATTAAATGATCAGATTTTGGTGTTTCATATGAAGCTTATTGTTTCTCTCCTTACATAAAGAATCATGTGTTTCTCTCATGATTGGCGAATGTTATCACTACCGAATTCACCTTCTTGACAATTCAGTGCTTGTATGTCCACAAAAATGCTCTAGTTCATTAAAGCCATAACATTTTTGTGCGGGTAATACAAGCCATTAAGGCAGCGCACACTGTTAAGTTGATGGTGAAGTTAGTAGATGGTGTTGTTAAGCCCACCCATGGGCTACAACCATGAGTGAAATGATCATATTGACTTAACGAAAGACGATTAGATCATCTAATGGGAGACCACAAGGAGTACCATTTCCAAGCAATTAAAGATTAAGCCCATATGAGGGTCTTGACTAAAGATCAAACCATCCAAACTGAATATCTGAATAATGAATTAAGATCCAAGCATCTAGGTTAAAGACCTGAACCAACCAACTGTTTGGGTTAGAGATCAAGACcatatcataaaccaaacttacttatctcaaataagttacttatctactgttgcaagtagaaaaaagtaacttatttagtggtatctTCCCTTGATATGTTCGTCTTTGAACTGGATTAGAGAAAGAATTTGTATTTCCTCTTATTGTAACTTCTGACATATGTAGGAAGTTCTATTAAGCTGGTTCTGACATTTGTATTTCCtcttacttatctactgttgcaAGTAAGATATTCTTTTATTGCTGCCGAATATGTTTTAAGAGCTTGTTTGTCGTTCTACATGAGGATATTTTTGCATGTGCAAAAGAAAGGATATAAGCTATATTATACTTGACTGATTGTTGGATACAGATGCTTCCTTGGGAGAATCTTCCAATAAATTGACCGAGatgttcattttaggatatttcccttcatgtatTATTCAGATATTTCGatctttgccccgctcaattttcagtttgcctcgttcaatatCATGTTTGCCGTGCTCAATTTCATGTCTGCCCCGCTCAAATTTTAGTTtttcccactgaatttctagtttgccacgctcaatttctagtttgccccgctcaaattccagtttgccccgctgaatttctagtttgcctcacttaatttctagtttgccttgctcaatttccaatttctcccgctgaatttcatgtttgccccgctgaatttctagtttgccctgctgaatttcatgtttgctccgccgaatttcatgtttgcctcgctgaatttcatgtttgccctgctcaatttctagtttgtccagcTCAAATTCcggttgccccgctcaatttccagtttcccccgctgaatgtcatgtttgccccgctcaatttcatattcgccctgttgaatttcatgcttgcccagctcaaatttcaatttgctccgttgaatttcatgtttgccctgctgaaattcaagtttgccccgctgaatttcatgtctgccccgctcaatttttagtttgccccgctcaaattccagtttgccccactcaatttctagtttgccccactcaatttccagtttccctcactcaatttcatgtttgccccgctcaatttcatgttcgccccgtTGAacttcatgcttgccccgctcaaatttcagtttgccccgctgattttctagcaGGCTTTATAAAAGGCCCTAGTAGGACTGCTCGACTCTAACTAAGTTACTCAAATAgggagttttgaaactcaattgagcTATATGCAAGctaaattgtctaaaagttatgcaacttgCCTGTAACCTAGGGTTATATGAATTTCCTATAATTCAAAGGGATGCAAATTGCCCACAACAACTTAGGGTAGGAACTCCTTACTATTgaaagttatgtgggtctcacgtcaattcattttgactactctcgttatgatataagacaaaagatgagacaaatctaaaaaacaagtgggcaagacaattgacccggtcgaccccaattagttgaacTAGTTGATTGGGTCTCTGGACcatggtacctatggctacggattagtggtacctatagctacggttataatccgtagctatagaactACGGTATGACCAATCCATGCATCTTAATCAATCCGTTGAATCGGGCCG is a genomic window containing:
- the LOC131255170 gene encoding receptor like protein 22-like, yielding MALLFSSINPSFLILFFLSSLLFLTTQQCNHHHFSALLNLKNGFDLPPLPSWNSNNTDCCFWEGITCDEATGHVISLDLSSFRISGRINFENLFRLRSLQKLNLAYNDFDGSPIPSGFDQLTSLTHLNLSGLNFYDQIPLEISRLTSLVSLDLSRNEYWNSFGIQYLKLENPSIGAVIQNLSNLSELYLDWVHILLQGQTLDLPLPPLRKLSLRDCGLSGSIYFYLSQHQFLSEIDLSRNNLYSAVPSFPGSLRKLILQECGLSSSIYSSLSQLHFLSELDLSYNDLSSAVPNFIGNLSSLTSLLLSDCGLHGKFPDSVFQLPNIQIFDISRNPLLTSYLPEFPQNNTLQRLFLSGAGFSGKIPDSVSNLKFLTQLDLSYCNLSGSLPSSLLNLTKLQYLYLLSNKLSGLIPSSYGNELLDLKVIDLGNNLLNGTIPSSLLSLPSLQMLDLSGNQLSGQLGEFHNASSSQLEVILLGNNKLQGMIPRFIFQLTNLQELHVSSNDFSGVVELGLFQNLKKLYHLDLSDNNLSVQYVSGNSTFVSIPQFEFLLLRSCNISTFLNLLRNQEGLRELDLSNNKISGVIPKWIWEGIESSPHLLLSALQYLDLGSNMLEVIDLSHNHFIGQIPPCLGEIGHALFVLNLQGNAFNGTLLQTFKEGCNIKTLDLNGNQLEGQVPRSLANCKMLEVLNLGNNQINDTFPSWIEALPLLRVLVLKSNKFHGPIILPQTNQSFQMLQIIDLSSNSFMGGLPSNMFENWKAMMDEDRSQSFLHKTLFGTERTVYYQDTVTVMIKGLDRELIKILSIFTTVDLSNNYFQGDIPKSIGILKSLHLLNMSHNSFTGQIPTSLENLAALESLDLSQNNISGEIPWQLTKLTFLSVLNLSRNHLVGSIPQSKQFFTFTNESFQENSGLCGPPLSKKCKDAEGAPSSAPSILQSERKYDWELMLIGFGVGYGAGVGILFWTLALWRKGRREFYIFVDGMLALIFPSMLFVAFAPA